The genomic stretch TTCAGGACGCCACAATCCTGAACGGTATGAACGGCGCTCCGGTTCACAAATACGCCAGGGCGCTCGTCGGGAAGAACGAGCTGCATCAATGGAGCAAATTTTCGCGTCGCTTCAAAGAAGTTCGCCTCATATGACGGCTCTGTAATCCCCAGCCAATACACGAGCGCGGCACCGGGGTGCCTGGCATCGCGCGCAACCATGCGCAGCGTCGTCATTTGCCCAACGAGGAGCGAAGAAAATTCGATGCACGGCACATCGCGCATGCTGGTCTCCGTAGGTGATGTGTGAGATTCATCGCGTGTCCCCAAGTCCGGTGTTACCGATGAACTTAGGTGCGCTCTCGATGCAGGAAGTCTTGACTCCCCGCACGCCCCGAGAAATGAGTATGGCCCGAAGTAGGCGTCACGCGCGGCGCTTTTGCGTCTCCAGCGCCTTGTCGCGAGCGCTGGAGACAGTCGCATTGCTGCATTGGCTCAGGGGGCGGCGGTTGCTAGCTCATGTACAGACCGCCGTTCAGTGAGAAGTCCGCTCCCGTAGCGAAAGCGGCTTCGTCGCTGGCTAGCCATGAGACAATCGACGCAATCTCCGAGGCTTCCCCAAGACGGCGAACCGGAATGCTCTGAACAATCGCGTCGAGGATCTCGGGCTTCACTTCCCGGACCATATCGGTCCCGATGTAGCCTGGTGACACCGTATTCACCGTGATGCCCTTTGTCGCCACCTCCTGGGCAAGCGACATCGTGAAACCGTGAATGCCCGCCTTGGCCGTCGAGTAGTTGGTCTGGCCAAACTGGCCCTTCTGCCCGTTGACGGACGAGATATTGATAATGCGGCCCCACTCCTTGCTGACCATTTGCTCAATGACCTGTTTGGTCACGTTGAACAGACTGGTCAGGTTGGTCGCAATGACGTCGTTCCAGTTCTCCCTCGACATCTTGCGAAATACGCCGTCACGCGT from Paraburkholderia hospita encodes the following:
- the phbB gene encoding acetoacetyl-CoA reductase, with product MTKRIAYVTGGMGGIGTAICQRLHKDGLTVVAGCGPNSPRRERWLAEQSAMGFTFIASEGNVADWESTGAAIAKVKKEVGEIDVLVNNAGITRDGVFRKMSRENWNDVIATNLTSLFNVTKQVIEQMVSKEWGRIINISSVNGQKGQFGQTNYSTAKAGIHGFTMSLAQEVATKGITVNTVSPGYIGTDMVREVKPEILDAIVQSIPVRRLGEASEIASIVSWLASDEAAFATGADFSLNGGLYMS